From Nicotiana tabacum cultivar K326 chromosome 15, ASM71507v2, whole genome shotgun sequence, the proteins below share one genomic window:
- the LOC142169802 gene encoding aspartic proteinase CDR1-like, whose amino-acid sequence MALKITSNLFSSTLLIITFSFLISLITNLIYSSLRVDGAKTCTIGRGFSIDLIHPSSKLSPLVNHVASADLIPDAFGGSYLLNFSVGTPPQFQLAVADTGSGFIWIQCQPCQCYNQKFPIYAPTNSSTYEEQPCHSPKCSEFAHCEGGICTYYVDYVDKSSSSGEVATETLSLYSSSGEKISFPNILFGCGRNSRSTSRDPGLSGIVGLGFSSFSLVSQIASTFDQRFSFCFVPLAKLDVPSKLSFGDKVDVSGPGTHVTPLLVKPSRPSYYLTLIGLSIGNIRLELLNNSSTTFQVGNIIIDSGTTFTFLPTWLYNQLILVVRQAIHVEPVVDGGSSSTVLCYRALNSTDVPPITMHLLGADLPLSVENIMHPDPQGYQCLAFRPTENEAFFGSVTQTNFLVAYDLENMSVSFKATDCTNMA is encoded by the coding sequence ATGGCACTAAAAATTACTTCCAATCTCTTTTCTTCCACCCTTCTGATTAttactttttcctttttaatctcACTTATCACTAATCTCATCTACTCTTCACTACGTGTAGATGGGGCCAAAACTTGTACGATTGGCCGTGGATTTAGCATCGACTTAATCCACCCTTCGTCAAAGTTGTCACCACTAGTCAACCACGTAGCCTCAGCAGACTTGATCCCTGATGCTTTTGGTGGTAGTTACCTTCTGAATTTTTCAGTGGGAACACCTCCGCAATTTCAGCTTGCAGTTGCTGATACTGGTAGTGGCTTCATATGGATACAATGCCAGCCATGTCAGTGCTACAACCAGAAATTTCCCATCTATGCACCCACAAATTCTTCTACTTATGAGGAACAACCTTGCCACTCGCCAAAATGCTCTGAGTTTGCACATTGCGAGGGAGGTATCTGCACCTACTATGTCGATTACGTTGATAAGAGTTCTTCGTCCGGTGAAGTGGCTACAGAAACTCTCTCTCTCTACTCATCGTCTGGTGAAAAAATCTCCTTTCCCAATATCCTTTTCGGATGTGGACGTAACTCAAGATCAACTTCAAGGGACCCAGGGTTATCCGGCATTGTGGGGCTCGGTTTTTCTTCCTTCTCTTTAGTTTCCCAAATTGCGTCGACTTTTGACCAAAGGTTCTCCTTCTGCTTTGTGCCTTTGGCAAAGTTAGATGTCCCAAGCAAGCTTAGCTTTGGTGACAAGGTTGACGTTTCGGGACCTGGGACGCATGTCACTCCGCTTCTTGTTAAACCCTCCCGACCATCTTATTACTTGACCCTCATAGGCCTTAGTATTGGGAATATTAGATTGGAGCTTCTTAACAATTCCTCTACCACATTTCAAGTAGGGAACATAATCATAGATTCAGGAACCACCTTCACTTTCCTTCCTACGTGGTTATACAACCAGCTTATTTTAGTGGTGAGACAAGCTATCCATGTAGAACCAGTGGTGGACGGGGGCAGCAGCTCAACTGTACTCTGTTACAGAGCTTTGAATTCCACTGACGTTCCTCCAATCACAATGCATCTTCTGGGTGCTGATCTACCTTTATCCGTCGAGAACATAATGCATCCAGATCCTCAAGGATATCAGTGCCTAGCATTTCGTCCAACTGAAAACGAGGCTTTCTTCGGCAGTGTGACCCAAACCAACTTCTTAGTCGCCTATGATTTAGAAAATATGAGTGTCTCGTTCAAGGCCACTGACTGCACCAACATGGCCTGA